From Salvia splendens isolate huo1 chromosome 3, SspV2, whole genome shotgun sequence, a single genomic window includes:
- the LOC121795102 gene encoding probable CoA ligase CCL8 has translation MLPESRTTRHKRFQIEDAHVAPSRNGVGYNVLIKYVTDLFLNFRPPNWMGVFKTSNHLVRLSLTTSCPCSSSHSILRFLLSLTSVSIKVPNFSTSQTRLLSSVTHKSIVMELAKKVSHRVSTSPDSIAIKSDKKSHTYRQLVEAAKNISNTLSTADLKTVNGPGKNNHLAGARIGIVAKPSPEFVAGVLGTWFSGGVAVPLALSYPEAELLHVMNDADIIMILSTEDHQELMKAVAAKTSSQFSLLPPVSSTGDDHNNSLETEVSHAISGDDPALIIYTSGTTGKPKGAVHTHEGILSQVQMLSDAWGYTSDDKFLHCLPLHHVHGMFNALLAPLYAGSMVEFMPKFSVRGIWQRWRESYPEDQTKADDAITVFTGVPTMYTRLIQGYESMEPELQTASATAARKLRLMMCGSSALPLPVMQQWESITGHCLLERYGMTEFVMALSNPLHGKRKGGTVGNPLPGVQAKLIAEDGSTDAESGDLYIKSPSLFKEYWKLPEVTKESFIDGGFFKTGDAARVDEDGYYIILGRTNADILKVGGYKLSALEIEAVLLEHPTISECCVLGLPDKAYGEAVTAIVIPDAEIKRKGDEELKPALSLEELSTWAKEKLAPYKIPTRLLLWESLPRNAMGKVNKKELKKKLSDE, from the exons ATGCTTCCGGAATCAAGAACCACCCGCCACAAAAGATTCCAGATTGAAGACGCCCACGTAGCACCGTCAAGAAATGGAGTGGGATACAATGTTCTAATTAAATACGTTACTGacctttttcttaatttcaGACCACCTAATTGGATGGGGGTATTTAAGACATCCAACCACTTGGTCCGGTTGAGCCTCACCACCTCTTGCCCTTGCTCTTCTTCCCATTCAATTCTCCGATTCTTGCTTTCTTTGACTTCTGTGTCTATTAAAGTTCCAAACTTTTCCACCTCTCAGACTCGCTTGCTTTCTTCTG TTACACATAAGAGTATAGTCATGGAGCTAGCCAAGAAAGTTTCCCATAGAGTATCTACATCTCCAGATAGTATTGCAATAAAATCGGATAAAAAAAGCCATACTTATCGTCAGCTGGTTGAAGCTGCTAAGAACATATCTAACACTTTATCCACTGCTGATTTAAAAACT GTCAATGGCCCTGGGAAAAACAACCATCTTGCTGGAGCTCGTATTGGAATTGTTGCTAAACCTTCTCCCGAGTTTGTTGCTGGAGTGCTCGGAACATGGTTCAGTGGAGGTGTTGCAGTTCCCCTTGCACTCAGCTACCCGGAAGCAGAGCTTCTGCATGTGATGAATGATGCG GATATTATCATGATCCTGAGTACCGAAGATCATCAAGAACTAATGAAAGCCGTTGCTGCCAAGACTTCTTCTCAATTCTCCCTCCTTCCCCCTGTTTCATCGACTGGAGATGATCACAATAATTCACTGGAAACTGAAGTTTCTCATGCGATTAGTG GAGATGATCCTGCACTGATCATCTATACAAGTGGCACGACAGGGAAGCCTAAAGGTGCTGTGCACACACACGAAGGTATATTATCACAG GTCCAAATGCTGTCTGATGCGTGGGGATACACATCTGACGATAAGTTCTTGCATTGCCTTCCACTACATC ATGTGCACGGCATGTTTAACGCGCTGCTTGCTCCGTTGTACGCTGGTTCAATG GTTGAATTCATGCCGAAATTCAGTGTAAGGGGAATCTGGCAGAGATGGCGAGAATCTTACCCGGAAGACCAAACGAAAGCCGACGATGCTATAACTGTGTTCACCGGA GTTCCAACCATGTACACACGTTTAATACAAGGGTATGAATCGATGGAACCTGAACTACAAACTGCTTCGGCTACAGCTGCAAGAAAGTTGCGTCTTATG ATGTGTGGCTCTTCAGCTCTCCCTCTTCCGGTAATGCAACAGTGGGAATCTATCACTGGCCACTGCCTTCTGGAACGGTACGGCATGACAGAG TTTGTCATGGCACTATCGAATCCCCTACATGGCAAGCGGAAGGGGGGTACCGTCGGCAATCCACTTCCTGGTGTGCAG GCCAAGCTCATTGCTGAAGACGGTAGTACTGATGCTGAATCTGGCGACCTCTACATAAAAAGTCCTTCGTTATTCAAGGAATATTGGAAGCTACCCGAG GTGACTAAGGAGTCGTTTATCGATGGTGGTTTCTTCAAAACTGGAGATGCCGCCAGAGTGGATGAAGACGGATACTATATCATCTTGGGAC GTACTAATGCTGATATTCTGAAGGTTGGTGGCTACAAATTATCTGCTCTAGAAATCGAGGCAGTTCTTTTAGAG CATCCAACTATTTCAGAGTGTTGTGTGTTGGGATTGCCAGACAAAGCCTATGGCGAAGCTGTAACTGCTATAGTGATACCCGATGCAGAGATTAAAAGGAAAGGAGACGAGGAGTTGAAGCCCGCGCTATCTTTGGAAGAACTGTCCACATGGGCTAAAGAGAAACTTGCACCATATAAG ATACCGACTCGTCTATTGCTGTGGGAATCGCTGCCTCGCAATGCTATGGGAAAG GTGAACAAGAAGGAGCTCAAGAAGAAGCTATCTGATGAGTGA
- the LOC121795148 gene encoding protein PLANT CADMIUM RESISTANCE 8-like, translating to MGRIETAGEVQSPVKGVAVGSYPQTHHPMQPQPVGRPWSTGLFDCHLDQTQAVMTALLPCVTFGQIAEVLDEGEMTCPLGSFIYMLMMPAVCSQWIMGSKYRSKLRNKYGLVEAPYSDVVSHIFCPCCALCQESRELKSRGLDPTLGWNGIVAQQHQYGNEAPPAQAMSK from the exons ATGGGAAGAATCGAGACGGCTGGGGAAGTCCAGAGCCCGGTGAAGGGCGTCGCTGTGGGCTCGTACCCTCAAACTCATCATCCAATGCAGCCTCAGCCCGTTGGAAGGCCGTGGAGCACTGGACTATTTGACTGCCATCTCGACCAAACCCAAG CTGTGATGACGGCGTTATTACCATGTGTCACGTTCGGACAGATAGCCGAGGTTTTGGACGAAGGAGAAATGA CCTGTCCATTGGGGAGTTTCATATACATGTTGATGATGCCTGCTGTTTGCTCCCAATGGATCATGGGATCCAAGTACAGATCCAAGTTGAGGAACAAATATGGGCTAGTCGAGGCGCCTTACAGCGACGTCGTTTCACACATTTTCTGCCCTTGCTGTGCCCTCTGCCAAGAGTCGAGGGAACTCAAGAGTAGAGGCCTCGACCCGACTCTTG GATGGAATGGAATCGTTGCTCAACAGCACCAGTATGGGAATGAGGCTCCTCCGGCTCAAGCTATGTCGAAATAG